From the Cryptomeria japonica chromosome 2, Sugi_1.0, whole genome shotgun sequence genome, one window contains:
- the LOC131860220 gene encoding uncharacterized protein LOC131860220, producing MRQHTQRKDLVRAGVTRFAMIFLMLQSILAALTSLKQMFVSGEWLNSPYSKKPEGEAIACIVFDNQFAQRAAEIVKVSEPLVRVLRLVDGDKTPMGYLYEAMDRAKESIKNYYKGDRLKFDPIWEIVDRRWNNQLHQPIHAAGYFLNPHFRFGGSYSDSNGEVMEGLSTCIERMVPDVEERDLIVSELQNYEGGRGKLFSSELARRGRTTQTPDAWWQNWGGNTPHLKKFALRVLCQPCNSSNYFSRPFELECNASGEGIGAILMQDKHPIAFESQKLWGGKRGYSIYEKVMLAIMHALAKYRQYLVGSKFVVKTDHNSLKHFINQRDLNDGQQKWVSKLQSYNFDIVYVKGKKNIVADALSRRLHLCFLGEIAADWKEWISVEYAKDKWASDIIDGTIGDDRYIVVNDLIIYKEKIVLIPGSRMKKKVLKAFHDIPLAGHPATSRLTNKFRNGLLGKGSKLNS from the exons atgagacaacacacgcaaaggaaagatttggtgagagctggtgtcacaaggtttgcaatgattttcttgatgttgcaaagcattcttgctgcattgacttctttgaaacaaatgtttgtgagtggagaatggcttaactcaccttattcaaagaagcctgaaggagaggctatcgcatgcatagtcttcgacaaccaatttgcacaaagggctgcagagattgtgaag gtgtcagagcccttggttcgagttcttcgcttggtggatggggataaaaccccaatgggatatctttatgaggccatggatagggccaaagagtctatcaaaaattactacaagggagataggctcaaatttgatcccatttgggaaattgttgataggaggtggaacaatcagctccaccaacccattcatgcagcagggtacttcctcaaccctcattttaggttcgggggttcttactcagattcgaatggagaagtcatggagggcctcagtacatgcattgagaggatggtacctgatgttgaggagagagacctcattgtgagtgagctccaaaattatgagggaggaaggggtaagctattctcttcagagctggctaggagaggaagaaccactcaaaccccag atgcttggtggcaaaattggggtggaaacaccccacatctcaaaaaatttgccctcagagtcttatgtcaACCTTGCaattcatccaatt ATTTTTCTAGACCTTTTGAGCTTGAATGCAATGCCTCAGGAGAGGGCATAGGAGCAATCTTAATGCAAGATAAGCACCCTATTGCTTTTGAGAGCCAAAAATTATGGGGTGGCAAGAGAGGTTACAGTATTTATGAGAAGgtaatgttggccataatgcatgctttAGCTAAGTATCGTCAATATTTGGTAGGAAGCAAATTTGTGGTCAAAACCGATCATAACAGCCTTAAACATTTCATAAATCAGCGTGACCTCAATGATGGACAGCAAAAATGGGTAAGCAAATTACAATCTTACAATTTTGACATAGTTTATGTCAAGGGAAAGAAAAATATTGTAGCCGATGCACTATCAAGGAGACTTCACTTGTGTTTCTTAGGTGAGATAGCAGCTGATTGGAAAGAGTGGATTTCAGTTGAATATGCAAAAGACAAATGGGCTTCAGACATTATAGATGGTACCATTGGGGATGACAGGTATATAGTTGTAAATGATCTCATCATTTACAAAGAGAAGATAGTATTGATACCAGGATCAAGAATGAAGAAGAAAGTTTTGAAAGCCTTTCATGACATTCCCTTAGCAGGCCACCCGGCTACTTCAAGACTTACAAACAAATTCAGGAACGGTTTACTTGGAAAGGGCTCAAAGCTGAATTCTTAA
- the LOC131860218 gene encoding uncharacterized protein LOC131860218 → MEFITGLPKAQGRDCIYVVVDRLTKFAHFFPISTTYTAAQELFRLSGTELTPSTSYHPQTDGQTKIVNKWMTPFMALYGYEAPNFLYLLLGDSKVPKAKDVLQESQDILKTLKENIQKAQNQQKQYANQHRVEHSFEVGDMVYLMLQPYRQSMLRKSGAEKLKPRYYGSFKII, encoded by the exons ATGGAATTTATCACGGGTTTGCCCAAAGCCCAAGGCAGGGACTGTAtttatgttgtggttgacagaTTAACAAAATTTGCTCATTTCTTTCCTATTTCAACCACATATACAGCAGCACAg GAACTATTCAGATTGAGTGGAACAGAGCTCACTCCTAGTACCAGCTATCACCCACAGACAGATGGTCAAACAAAGATTGTTAACAAATGG ATGACACCATTCATGGCTCTCTATGGTTACGAGGCACCCAACTTTTTATATCTATTACTTGGAGATAGCAAAGTGCCCAAAGCCAAGGATGTGCTTCAAGAGAGTCAGGATATACTAAAGACCTTAAAGGAAAATATTCAGAAGGCCCAAAATCAGCAAAAGCAGTATGCCAATCAGCATAGAGTTGAACAttcttttgaggttggagatatggtgtacTTGATGCTACAACCATACAGACAGTCCATGCTCAGGAAGAGTGGTGCGGAGAAACTTAAGCCACGTTACTATGGATCTTTCAAGATCATTTAG